One genomic segment of Sanyastnella coralliicola includes these proteins:
- a CDS encoding ABC transporter ATP-binding protein, which produces MIELKLHKKLASAEGEMKMDIDLTIQQGEFVAIYGPSGAGKTSILRMIAGLTSPDEGSIKVNGAIWSDKNTQRKPQSRGIGFVAQDYPLFPHLNVEGNIHFAANDSVDIGAIIDQFDLGAMQKRSATKLSGGQKQRVAVARSLATKPSILLLDEAFSAQDATLRRQMQQTIKAFHQQHELTTIMVSHDIPEICRLADRVIQIENGRITKEGSPEEVFGMSSEVKGEVVRVAERGTRIAVTLLVGDQLVEKEYPVDSGVKVGDIISLS; this is translated from the coding sequence ATGATTGAATTGAAACTCCATAAGAAGTTGGCTTCCGCCGAAGGCGAAATGAAAATGGATATCGATCTCACGATTCAACAAGGAGAGTTCGTTGCGATTTATGGTCCTTCAGGTGCAGGCAAGACCTCTATCCTGAGAATGATTGCAGGGTTGACATCACCAGATGAAGGAAGCATCAAAGTGAATGGAGCAATCTGGTCTGACAAAAACACCCAACGCAAACCTCAATCACGGGGAATTGGATTTGTGGCACAAGATTATCCGTTGTTCCCGCACTTAAACGTTGAAGGCAACATTCATTTCGCAGCGAATGATTCGGTCGATATTGGTGCCATCATCGATCAATTTGACCTTGGTGCCATGCAAAAACGCTCGGCAACAAAACTCTCCGGCGGACAAAAACAACGTGTTGCCGTGGCGAGAAGCTTGGCAACAAAGCCCTCCATTCTTCTTTTAGACGAAGCATTCTCTGCCCAAGACGCCACACTCCGCAGGCAAATGCAACAAACCATCAAGGCATTTCACCAACAACACGAACTCACCACCATCATGGTCAGCCATGATATCCCAGAGATCTGCAGACTCGCTGACCGCGTCATTCAAATTGAAAACGGAAGAATCACCAAAGAGGGAAGCCCAGAAGAAGTTTTCGGAATGAGCAGCGAAGTCAAAGGAGAAGTGGTGAGGGTTGCGGAACGCGGAACGCGGATTGCGGTTACGTTGTTAGTGGGTGATCAGCTAGTAGAGAAGGAGTATCCCGTAGATTCAGGGGTGAAGGTTGGAGACATCATCTCGTTATCATAG
- a CDS encoding MBL fold metallo-hydrolase, with protein sequence MKLYPIHNGNFKLDGGAMFGVVPKSLWSRTNPADDMNMCTWAMRSLLIEDGDRLMLIDCGIGDKQSEKFFSYYFLHGDHSLDSSLESHGFHRDQITDVFLTHLHFDHCGGAIEYNEDRSFLRPAFKNAKFWSNELHWKWATEPNAREKASFLSENILPIQESGQLNHIQRQGQITKSVFENMDVFFADGHTESQMIPMIHYKGKKLVFMADLLPSTGHIPLPYVMGYDTRPLLTLDEKGKFLQQAAEEEWVLFLEHDAVNECCTVQMTEKGVRLKNVGGLGDFF encoded by the coding sequence ATGAAACTCTACCCAATCCACAACGGAAATTTCAAGCTTGATGGTGGTGCCATGTTTGGTGTTGTGCCTAAGTCTTTGTGGTCTCGAACGAACCCTGCAGATGACATGAATATGTGTACCTGGGCCATGCGTTCATTATTGATCGAAGACGGAGATCGTTTGATGTTGATCGACTGTGGAATTGGCGATAAGCAGAGTGAGAAGTTCTTTAGTTATTACTTCTTGCATGGAGATCATTCACTTGATAGCTCCCTAGAATCACATGGATTCCATCGTGATCAGATCACCGATGTTTTCTTAACCCACCTGCACTTTGACCATTGCGGCGGAGCCATTGAATACAATGAGGATCGATCGTTCTTACGTCCGGCCTTCAAAAACGCTAAGTTCTGGAGCAATGAACTGCACTGGAAATGGGCCACCGAACCCAATGCACGCGAAAAGGCCTCGTTCCTAAGTGAGAATATCTTGCCTATTCAAGAAAGTGGTCAACTAAACCACATCCAACGCCAAGGACAAATCACCAAGAGTGTGTTCGAGAACATGGATGTCTTCTTCGCTGACGGACATACAGAATCTCAAATGATTCCGATGATTCATTACAAGGGGAAGAAACTCGTATTCATGGCTGACCTTCTCCCAAGTACAGGGCACATTCCTCTGCCGTATGTGATGGGCTATGATACTCGTCCGCTACTTACCCTTGACGAAAAAGGAAAATTCCTTCAGCAAGCAGCTGAAGAAGAGTGGGTGCTTTTCTTAGAGCACGATGCAGTCAATGAATGCTGTACAGTTCAGATGACAGAGAAAGGAGTTCGGTTGAAGAATGTTGGTGGATTAGGGGATTTCTTTTGA
- the purB gene encoding adenylosuccinate lyase, which yields MKLTELTAISPIDGRYRNKVSELAAYFSEFGLIRYRVLVEVEYFIALAELPLKQLEGISDDQKQALRDLYKNFSEADAQKIKDTEKVTNHDVKAVEYFIKDALDSLGLAEMKEFVHFGLTSQDINNTAVPLSLKEGLEQQYLPLLEEIVDELRRYSEDWKDVPMLARTHGQPASPTRLGKEIAVFVERLDKQIAQLKQVPMSAKFGGATGNFNAHQVAFPEHNWVDFANNFVNNILGLSRSQTTTQIEHYDNIAAVCDAMKRIHSILIDLDRDIWTYISMEYFKQKIKAGEVGSSAMPHKVNPIDFENSEGNLGVANALLEHLAAKLPISRLQRDLTDSTVLRNIGAPMAHAVIALQATRKGLSKLLLNESALHQDLEDNWAVVAEAIQTILRREAYPSPYEALKALTRTNTVINKEAIQTFIEGLDVSDDIKTELRAITPQNYTGL from the coding sequence ATGAAACTTACTGAACTCACGGCCATTTCGCCGATCGACGGACGTTACCGAAATAAAGTAAGCGAGCTCGCTGCTTACTTCTCTGAATTTGGACTCATCCGCTACCGTGTACTGGTAGAAGTAGAATACTTTATCGCGCTTGCTGAACTTCCTTTGAAGCAATTGGAAGGAATCTCTGATGACCAGAAACAAGCACTGCGTGATCTGTACAAGAATTTCTCTGAGGCAGATGCCCAAAAGATCAAGGATACCGAGAAAGTGACCAACCACGACGTAAAAGCCGTGGAGTACTTCATCAAGGATGCCTTGGATAGCCTTGGACTGGCTGAAATGAAAGAGTTCGTTCACTTCGGATTGACTTCACAAGACATCAATAACACCGCTGTTCCACTTTCTTTGAAGGAAGGATTGGAGCAACAGTACCTTCCATTGCTCGAAGAAATCGTTGATGAGCTTCGTCGCTACAGCGAAGATTGGAAAGACGTTCCAATGCTCGCTCGTACACACGGACAACCAGCTTCTCCAACGCGACTAGGGAAGGAGATTGCAGTTTTTGTTGAGCGTCTAGACAAGCAGATTGCGCAACTGAAGCAAGTGCCGATGAGTGCTAAGTTTGGTGGAGCTACAGGGAACTTTAACGCGCACCAAGTGGCGTTCCCAGAGCACAACTGGGTTGACTTCGCGAATAACTTCGTCAATAACATCCTCGGTCTTTCTCGTTCGCAGACAACGACGCAGATTGAGCACTACGATAACATTGCTGCTGTTTGTGATGCCATGAAGCGTATCCACTCTATTTTGATTGACCTTGACCGCGACATCTGGACTTACATTTCGATGGAGTACTTCAAGCAGAAGATTAAAGCAGGGGAGGTAGGTTCATCGGCGATGCCACATAAGGTGAATCCAATCGACTTTGAGAACAGTGAAGGAAACCTAGGGGTAGCGAATGCATTGCTGGAACACCTGGCGGCAAAGCTTCCTATTTCACGTCTTCAGCGCGACTTGACAGACTCAACAGTGCTTCGAAACATTGGGGCTCCAATGGCACATGCTGTTATCGCATTGCAGGCCACAAGAAAAGGATTGAGCAAGCTGTTGCTAAACGAATCTGCGCTGCACCAAGACCTCGAAGACAACTGGGCAGTCGTTGCCGAAGCGATTCAAACGATCCTACGTCGTGAAGCATACCCTTCACCGTATGAAGCCTTGAAAGCACTGACGCGAACAAATACCGTGATCAATAAAGAAGCCATCCAGACGTTTATCGAAGGACTCGATGTTTCTGACGATATTAAGACGGAACTTCGAGCGATCACTCCGCAGAACTACACCGGACTTTAA
- the modA gene encoding molybdate ABC transporter substrate-binding protein, translated as MNQPTHTLKWAIALLLFTFLSACESEEAPLRISAASSMQFVMEELIADYEQKFEVECELITTSSGKLKAQIEMGAPYDVFVSADGQYTQALAEKGKVVGEPIPFVKGRLAIFMTKGLGITDLLKGNFEHLTMPNPETAPYGRAAKEYLEGVKIYDQFQDRIVTGESAAQSNQHFVSGAAEIALLPLSMIDAVAEARMETGTGSDRDWANMIDATFHAPIEHSIIVIDHPEAHTNAPEFVTYLQSEDAWVILKNFGYSRPN; from the coding sequence ATGAACCAACCCACCCATACATTGAAATGGGCCATTGCGCTCCTCCTCTTCACTTTTCTAAGCGCCTGCGAGTCTGAAGAGGCACCCCTTCGCATTTCTGCAGCCTCGAGTATGCAGTTTGTTATGGAAGAGCTGATTGCTGATTACGAGCAAAAGTTTGAGGTGGAATGCGAACTCATCACCACTTCATCTGGGAAGTTGAAAGCGCAGATTGAAATGGGGGCGCCGTATGATGTGTTTGTCTCGGCCGATGGGCAGTACACCCAGGCTTTGGCTGAGAAGGGAAAGGTAGTGGGAGAGCCGATCCCTTTTGTGAAGGGTAGACTTGCGATTTTCATGACGAAGGGGCTGGGAATTACCGATTTGTTGAAAGGAAATTTTGAGCACTTGACCATGCCCAACCCAGAGACAGCACCCTATGGTAGAGCAGCTAAAGAATACTTGGAAGGGGTCAAGATCTATGATCAATTTCAGGATCGAATCGTTACCGGTGAGAGTGCTGCACAGAGCAATCAACATTTCGTTTCTGGTGCGGCTGAAATTGCCCTGCTGCCCTTGTCGATGATAGATGCAGTAGCTGAAGCTAGGATGGAGACAGGCACGGGGTCTGATCGCGATTGGGCCAATATGATTGATGCTACGTTTCATGCTCCTATTGAGCATTCCATTATTGTTATTGATCATCCAGAAGCGCATACAAATGCACCGGAATTTGTGACCTACTTGCAGTCTGAAGACGCCTGGGTCATTCTGAAGAATTTCGGATATTCTCGTCCAAATTAA
- the modB gene encoding molybdate ABC transporter permease subunit — MNWEPIILTFRLAAITTLLLLVVSIPLAYWLSYSKFKGKAFIEALVSMPLVLPPTVLGFYFLLAFSPNNAFAAWLADTLSIQLVFSFTGLVVVSMIYSLPFMVQPIKSGFSSLPPSLKEAAYVMGTTPMATLRRVLLPAIRPSLITGAVLSFAHTIGEFGVVLMIGGNIPGETRVASIAIYDEVEKMNYASAESYSLLLFAVTFIILVSVYLINGRKLNQLWG, encoded by the coding sequence ATGAATTGGGAACCGATCATATTAACCTTTCGATTAGCGGCCATTACCACCCTCTTGCTACTGGTCGTTTCCATTCCCTTGGCTTACTGGCTCAGCTATTCGAAGTTCAAGGGAAAAGCCTTCATAGAAGCCTTGGTCAGCATGCCCTTGGTGCTGCCGCCTACCGTACTCGGGTTCTACTTTCTCCTCGCGTTTTCACCGAATAATGCATTTGCTGCGTGGTTAGCTGATACCCTCAGTATTCAATTGGTCTTTTCGTTCACCGGCTTGGTCGTGGTCTCCATGATCTACAGTTTGCCTTTCATGGTGCAGCCAATCAAATCGGGTTTTAGCTCCTTGCCGCCCTCACTAAAAGAAGCGGCGTATGTCATGGGCACTACGCCGATGGCAACGCTGCGTCGTGTGTTGTTGCCGGCGATTCGTCCGTCGTTGATCACGGGAGCTGTGCTTTCGTTTGCACACACCATCGGCGAGTTTGGCGTGGTGCTGATGATCGGCGGGAATATTCCTGGGGAGACTCGAGTGGCTTCCATTGCCATTTATGATGAGGTTGAGAAGATGAATTACGCTAGCGCGGAATCGTATAGCCTTCTATTGTTCGCTGTCACCTTTATTATTCTCGTTTCGGTTTACCTGATCAACGGAAGAAAACTCAACCAACTCTGGGGATGA
- a CDS encoding beta-ketoacyl synthase N-terminal-like domain-containing protein, with amino-acid sequence MFIDDISFSFPGADSFESLTQLLRAEAAPFTSWKEKVAGRIDDSSWKEIAEQLNDPRAFQKLDRTAKMAAVLLNPLSDSSIDSIFIGSARGATETWEKAHASMLEKGSVPVKTSPLTTLGNLASNAAAQNRLSVSSLTSSMTCGSGLQSLINGLKLLEGGVLNCFVAGGVEAPLTDFTYAQFEALGLLASAESEFPSKPLTKKRSNQLVLSEGGVLARISKKASPFRVSAYGEATETTVSPTAFASKAMSDSMKMAISKAGIQPDLVIAHAPGTVKGDQGELKVIQELFGEKMPVFSTKGYTGHTLGASGMVSVVFAMHFLNLGKLPEMSLFPELAGERVNSVLINATGFGGNSMSLMLSKAG; translated from the coding sequence ATGTTCATCGACGACATTTCCTTTTCATTTCCTGGCGCTGATTCGTTTGAATCGTTGACCCAGTTATTGCGTGCTGAAGCTGCTCCATTCACTTCATGGAAGGAGAAAGTCGCAGGACGTATTGACGATTCGTCGTGGAAAGAAATTGCTGAACAACTCAATGATCCACGGGCTTTTCAAAAGCTTGATCGGACGGCGAAGATGGCTGCTGTGTTGTTGAATCCCCTGAGTGATTCCAGCATTGATTCAATCTTCATTGGTTCCGCTCGAGGAGCGACGGAAACGTGGGAGAAGGCCCATGCATCGATGCTTGAAAAGGGGAGCGTTCCGGTCAAGACATCACCCTTGACAACTCTTGGAAACTTGGCCTCGAATGCCGCCGCCCAAAACCGCCTCAGTGTCTCCAGTTTGACCTCTTCCATGACGTGCGGCAGCGGTCTTCAATCGCTCATCAACGGCTTGAAATTGTTGGAGGGAGGAGTGCTCAATTGTTTCGTTGCAGGTGGGGTAGAAGCGCCACTTACTGACTTTACTTATGCTCAGTTTGAGGCCTTGGGTCTGCTCGCTAGCGCGGAATCAGAATTCCCTTCGAAACCATTGACTAAGAAGCGAAGCAATCAATTGGTGCTTTCGGAAGGTGGAGTGTTAGCTCGTATCTCAAAGAAGGCTTCGCCGTTCCGCGTTAGCGCCTATGGAGAAGCAACAGAGACCACGGTAAGTCCGACAGCTTTCGCGTCAAAAGCCATGTCTGATTCAATGAAAATGGCGATTTCAAAAGCAGGAATTCAACCCGACCTGGTCATTGCCCATGCGCCAGGCACAGTGAAGGGAGATCAAGGGGAATTGAAGGTGATTCAGGAGCTTTTTGGCGAAAAAATGCCCGTTTTTAGCACAAAAGGCTACACCGGACACACCCTTGGAGCCAGTGGAATGGTGAGTGTAGTTTTCGCCATGCATTTCTTGAATCTCGGTAAGTTGCCTGAAATGAGTTTGTTCCCGGAATTAGCGGGTGAGCGTGTGAATTCAGTGTTGATCAACGCCACAGGATTCGGCGGCAATAGTATGTCGTTGATGCTCAGTAAAGCAGGGTAG
- a CDS encoding quinone-dependent dihydroorotate dehydrogenase has protein sequence MYKSIIKPLFFTLNPERAHYLSFDLLKFALKLPGMKGWFKRRFVVEDDKLKRTVFGIEFPNPVGLAAGFDKDAKLYNELEYVGFGFVEIGTVTPKPQGGNPKPRLFRLPKDEALINRMGFNNEGVEAAVARLKKRKTKIIIGGNIGKNKVTPNEEATSDYEKCFDALYPWVDYFVVNVSSPNTPNLRDLQEKEPLKALLNHLMERNRTMEVPKPLLLKIAPDLTDGQLDDIVDIVKETGIDGLIATNTTIARAPLTTPAVDVEAIGAGGLSGQPVTDRSTTVIKYLHDKSNGSFPIIGVGGIASGEQALAKMKAGASLVQVYTGYIYEGPELPARINRYLREHL, from the coding sequence GTGTACAAATCGATCATCAAGCCCCTCTTTTTCACGCTTAACCCTGAGCGTGCGCATTACCTGAGTTTTGACCTGTTGAAGTTTGCTTTGAAGCTGCCTGGAATGAAGGGTTGGTTCAAGCGAAGATTCGTGGTGGAAGACGATAAGTTGAAGCGGACGGTGTTTGGAATTGAGTTCCCGAATCCGGTGGGATTGGCTGCTGGATTTGATAAGGATGCGAAGTTGTATAACGAGCTGGAGTATGTAGGTTTTGGTTTTGTAGAGATCGGTACCGTGACACCGAAGCCGCAAGGGGGGAATCCGAAGCCGCGATTGTTCCGTTTGCCAAAGGATGAGGCCTTAATTAACCGCATGGGATTCAACAATGAAGGTGTTGAAGCTGCGGTGGCTCGATTGAAGAAGCGCAAGACGAAAATCATCATTGGAGGGAACATTGGGAAGAACAAGGTGACCCCGAATGAAGAAGCGACAAGCGATTACGAGAAGTGTTTTGACGCCTTGTATCCTTGGGTAGATTACTTCGTGGTGAATGTCTCTTCGCCAAACACACCGAACCTGAGGGATCTTCAGGAGAAGGAACCGCTGAAGGCCTTGCTAAACCATTTGATGGAACGCAACCGCACCATGGAAGTGCCGAAGCCCCTTCTTCTGAAAATCGCCCCAGACTTGACAGATGGTCAACTTGACGACATCGTGGATATCGTCAAGGAAACAGGAATTGACGGCTTGATTGCGACGAACACAACCATCGCACGCGCTCCGCTAACAACTCCTGCAGTAGACGTCGAAGCCATCGGCGCCGGCGGCCTCAGCGGACAACCCGTTACGGATCGTTCCACCACGGTCATCAAGTACCTCCACGACAAATCCAACGGGTCTTTCCCAATCATCGGAGTAGGAGGGATTGCCAGCGGAGAACAAGCCCTAGCCAAGATGAAAGCCGGAGCAAGCCTCGTCCAAGTCTACACAGGGTACATCTACGAGGGGCCGGAGTTACCGGCTAGGATTAACCGTTACCTTAGGGAGCATCTTTAA
- the bioA gene encoding adenosylmethionine--8-amino-7-oxononanoate transaminase — MRSIDQDYLIWHPFSQMKNTNELPLVTEAKGAYLHTSDGRKIFDAISSWWVNLHGHSNPYLAEAIAKQACQLEHVIFAGFTHQPSITLCERLDKHLPEGEWKYFFSDNGSTAVEVALKMAYQFFRVSDKQRKVNLIAFEGSYHGDTFGAMSAAERSVFTEPWDDLFFEASHLPVPTDENIDELERRVESLANDPCIFIYEPLVLGAAGMQFYKADHLERLQTIIRKRQGILIADEVMTGFGRTGKWFASEHTNVKPDMLCLSKGLTGGALPMSLTVCDQRFYNTFLDDKFEKGFLHGHSFTGNPLGCAAALASLDLMEQQETWDGIDRIHACYEEREEELKVTGKLQNIRMIGPILAMDVMEENKGYIHPLRDRLYNAFMKRGQLIRPLGNVIYLLPPYIATAEEIHHSIDVIIEVVQEL; from the coding sequence ATGCGCAGCATCGATCAAGATTACCTCATTTGGCACCCTTTCAGCCAAATGAAGAATACCAACGAACTTCCACTGGTCACTGAAGCAAAAGGGGCCTACTTACATACCTCAGACGGACGTAAAATCTTTGATGCGATCTCATCTTGGTGGGTGAATTTGCACGGTCACTCCAACCCATATCTCGCGGAAGCCATTGCAAAACAAGCGTGCCAACTTGAACACGTCATCTTCGCTGGATTCACCCATCAGCCCTCCATCACACTCTGTGAAAGACTTGATAAACATCTTCCAGAAGGCGAGTGGAAATACTTCTTCTCCGATAATGGAAGTACGGCTGTAGAAGTCGCTTTGAAGATGGCTTACCAGTTTTTCCGCGTTAGCGACAAGCAACGAAAAGTGAACTTAATTGCTTTCGAAGGCAGTTACCATGGCGACACCTTCGGCGCAATGTCGGCGGCGGAACGAAGCGTTTTCACAGAACCTTGGGATGATTTGTTTTTTGAAGCAAGCCATCTCCCAGTCCCAACAGATGAAAACATTGATGAGCTGGAACGACGAGTAGAGTCACTCGCCAATGATCCATGCATCTTTATCTATGAACCGCTGGTGCTCGGAGCCGCAGGGATGCAGTTCTACAAGGCAGATCATCTTGAACGCCTGCAAACAATCATCAGAAAGAGGCAAGGTATTCTGATTGCTGATGAGGTAATGACCGGTTTCGGAAGAACAGGGAAGTGGTTTGCTTCAGAACACACGAATGTCAAGCCTGACATGCTCTGTCTTTCTAAAGGACTTACCGGGGGTGCCTTGCCGATGTCGCTGACAGTGTGCGATCAACGCTTCTACAATACTTTCCTCGACGATAAGTTTGAAAAAGGCTTCTTACACGGACATTCATTCACTGGAAATCCGTTGGGTTGTGCGGCTGCTTTGGCGAGCCTAGATCTCATGGAGCAGCAAGAAACATGGGATGGCATTGACCGCATTCATGCTTGTTATGAAGAACGTGAAGAGGAGCTCAAAGTCACTGGGAAATTGCAGAACATCCGCATGATAGGACCGATCTTGGCGATGGATGTGATGGAAGAGAACAAAGGCTACATTCATCCCCTGCGAGATCGACTTTACAACGCCTTCATGAAACGAGGTCAGTTGATTCGTCCACTCGGCAATGTCATTTATCTCTTGCCTCCTTACATCGCTACCGCGGAAGAAATCCACCATTCCATCGATGTCATCATCGAAGTGGTGCAGGAACTTTGA